A stretch of Fundicoccus culcitae DNA encodes these proteins:
- a CDS encoding phosphate:AMP phosphotransferase produces MLEKFNFDEIPMTFDSFKRAELGEKLDRLQRIVSNLDIPVLILVDGWESSGKGYVINDLTRELDPRFVRVEVFEEATDIDKDHPSVWRFWQRIPSRSEIVVYDRSFYYQVFNKDERTDKKLKQRTHELLNLEKMLINDDTIVIKFFLNISQATQKMNIKELEKSENRQYLLNDEDYAQNKNYEEHKKWFGKVLEATNLKESPWHIINAEKRKEASKEILGITLDKINVGIERITRERKETQAVNRSFVLEKDLLAAVDLKQTISDADYNNQLEKLQREAAELVYSCYMQDIALILAFEGMDAAGKGGAIKRLTRYIDPRSYKIYGIKAPNPIEKEHHYLWRFEQRFPRDGDMVIFDRSWYGRVLVERIENFTTQKEWERAYEEINQMEQVQTDHGSIVMKFFLMIDKDEQKIRFEDREDEIDKNYKITDEDWRNRGKWDDYYTAFNEMLQRTDTENAPWFIIAGNDKKFARIQVLKHFINHVKIELKKERS; encoded by the coding sequence ATGTTAGAAAAGTTTAACTTTGATGAAATACCTATGACATTCGATTCCTTTAAGCGGGCAGAACTAGGAGAAAAATTGGACCGTTTACAACGAATCGTTTCGAATTTGGACATACCTGTGTTAATATTAGTAGATGGATGGGAAAGTTCTGGAAAGGGCTATGTAATTAATGATTTAACTCGTGAGTTAGATCCGCGCTTTGTTCGAGTTGAAGTATTTGAAGAAGCAACCGACATCGATAAAGATCATCCAAGTGTCTGGCGTTTTTGGCAAAGGATTCCAAGTAGAAGTGAAATAGTCGTTTATGATCGTAGTTTTTATTATCAAGTATTTAATAAAGATGAACGAACAGATAAAAAATTAAAGCAACGGACGCATGAACTATTAAACTTAGAAAAAATGTTAATTAACGATGACACCATCGTTATTAAATTCTTTCTAAATATCAGTCAAGCAACACAGAAAATGAATATAAAAGAACTAGAAAAGTCTGAGAATCGGCAATATTTATTAAATGATGAGGATTATGCGCAAAACAAAAACTATGAAGAACATAAAAAATGGTTTGGCAAAGTACTTGAAGCTACCAACTTAAAGGAAAGTCCTTGGCACATCATTAACGCCGAGAAGCGCAAAGAAGCTTCCAAAGAAATTCTAGGCATTACCCTAGATAAGATTAATGTAGGCATTGAACGGATTACGCGGGAACGGAAGGAAACACAAGCGGTTAATCGCTCGTTTGTTTTGGAAAAGGATTTATTAGCTGCGGTGGATTTAAAGCAAACAATATCGGATGCAGATTATAATAATCAGTTGGAAAAACTGCAACGGGAAGCGGCGGAATTGGTTTACAGTTGTTATATGCAAGATATTGCCCTTATTCTTGCCTTTGAAGGTATGGATGCAGCTGGCAAAGGGGGAGCGATTAAACGGTTGACCCGTTATATCGATCCGCGAAGTTATAAAATATATGGCATTAAAGCACCCAACCCAATCGAAAAAGAACATCACTACTTATGGCGGTTTGAACAACGATTTCCACGGGATGGGGACATGGTTATTTTTGATCGTAGTTGGTATGGACGCGTTTTAGTTGAGCGGATTGAAAACTTTACGACGCAAAAAGAGTGGGAACGGGCATATGAAGAAATCAATCAAATGGAACAAGTTCAAACAGACCATGGTTCCATTGTCATGAAGTTCTTCCTAATGATTGATAAGGATGAGCAAAAAATACGCTTTGAAGATCGCGAAGATGAAATCGATAAAAATTATAAAATTACCGATGAAGATTGGCGCAATCGTGGGAAATGGGATGACTATTATACGGCCTTTAACGAAATGCTCCAACGAACGGATACCGAAAATGCTCCGTGGTTCATCATTGCCGGCAATGATAAAAAGTTTGCTCGCATACAAGTTTTAAAACATTTTATTAATCATGTCAAAATAGAATTGAAGAAAGAAAGGTCATAA
- a CDS encoding N-acetyltransferase, with translation MYIRKTRPEEAETVATIFDHGRSIQRATGNHDQWNNGYPNVAVVLDDIAKNESYVCVSDATELDLFPTETLLATFCLQKGIDPTYVNIDGAWLNEEPYVTIHRVSTNGKLKGVGRQAIEWVMQHNDNIRIDTHEKNTPMRRLVDSLGFTYCGIIYLADGSPRLAYQFLNPLK, from the coding sequence ATGTATATACGAAAAACTCGCCCAGAAGAAGCAGAAACCGTCGCAACGATTTTTGATCATGGTCGTAGTATCCAACGTGCGACGGGAAACCATGATCAGTGGAATAACGGTTATCCTAACGTAGCTGTCGTTTTAGATGATATTGCAAAAAACGAAAGTTATGTCTGCGTCTCTGATGCAACCGAATTAGACTTATTTCCAACCGAAACCCTTTTAGCGACTTTTTGTCTTCAAAAAGGGATTGATCCAACCTATGTTAACATTGATGGTGCCTGGTTAAATGAGGAACCCTATGTAACTATCCATCGCGTAAGCACCAATGGAAAACTTAAAGGTGTAGGTCGTCAAGCCATTGAGTGGGTCATGCAACATAATGATAATATTCGCATCGATACCCATGAAAAAAATACGCCCATGCGACGTCTTGTTGACTCCCTTGGCTTTACCTATTGTGGCATTATTTATCTTGCCGATGGAAGTCCACGCTTGGCCTATCAATTTTTAAACCCCCTTAAATAA
- the truA gene encoding tRNA pseudouridine(38-40) synthase TruA has translation MPRFAAKIEYDGTQYVGYQVQPNGWTIQAAIEAALVKMAKLPKGEHIPTSCSGRTDSGVHALGQVIHFDYPAPIKADNIRRAMNSLLDPSIRFLEVVEVDEDFHARYSAIAKEYIYRVDTQQYPDPFKRLYTLHHPYRYNLDNMSLALQAVIGEHDFTSFCSTKTDKEDKVRTIYQAEIIENKAESELQFRFYGNGFLYNMIRILVGTTLQIGDGLKKANELQRLLDTKNRKEAGPTAPPQGLYLHYVEYLNNPFRI, from the coding sequence ATGCCGAGATTTGCAGCTAAAATTGAATATGATGGCACACAATATGTCGGTTATCAGGTGCAACCGAATGGTTGGACCATACAAGCGGCGATTGAAGCAGCCTTAGTTAAAATGGCTAAGCTTCCTAAAGGCGAACATATTCCCACCTCTTGTTCTGGAAGGACAGATTCAGGTGTACATGCATTGGGGCAAGTTATCCACTTTGATTATCCTGCCCCAATAAAAGCCGATAATATACGACGGGCCATGAACAGCTTACTTGACCCTTCTATTCGCTTTTTAGAGGTTGTTGAAGTCGATGAGGATTTTCATGCGCGTTACAGTGCCATAGCTAAAGAATATATTTATCGGGTGGATACCCAACAATATCCCGATCCCTTCAAACGCCTGTATACCTTGCATCATCCTTACCGTTATAATTTAGATAATATGTCGTTAGCTTTACAAGCAGTCATAGGTGAGCATGACTTTACCAGTTTTTGTTCGACCAAAACAGACAAAGAAGATAAAGTACGAACCATATACCAAGCTGAAATTATTGAGAATAAAGCAGAGTCAGAATTACAATTTAGATTCTATGGAAATGGCTTTTTATATAATATGATTCGTATTTTAGTGGGTACGACCCTACAAATAGGTGATGGGTTAAAAAAAGCGAATGAGCTACAACGCTTATTAGATACTAAAAACCGAAAAGAAGCAGGGCCAACGGCACCACCACAAGGTCTGTATTTGCATTATGTTGAATATCTTAATAATCCTTTTAGGATTTAA
- a CDS encoding energy-coupling factor transporter transmembrane component T family protein: protein MLEKMLLGRYIQGDSWVHRLDPRTKLVASFYFIIIIFIANNWITYLLLTLFTLLALYLSEIPLKFFINGVKPMIWIILFTVVFQMLFTSGGTEYFRWGPIVISSLGITNAIYIFIRLVLIIFISTLLTLTTAPLELTDGIEHLFRPLARFGFPANELALMLSIALRYVPTLMDEATKIMNAQRSRGVEFDQGGLVDRMKAIIPILVPLFVSAFNRAEEMASAMEARGYRGGEGRTKYRQLKFHGQDALVLITMIALTVALVVLRT, encoded by the coding sequence ATGTTAGAAAAAATGTTATTAGGTCGTTATATCCAAGGTGATTCTTGGGTGCATCGCCTCGATCCGCGGACAAAGCTAGTGGCTAGTTTTTATTTTATCATTATTATATTCATTGCCAATAATTGGATAACGTATTTGCTTTTAACGTTATTCACCTTACTGGCTCTCTATTTAAGTGAAATCCCCTTAAAATTTTTCATTAATGGTGTTAAGCCAATGATTTGGATTATTTTATTTACGGTTGTCTTTCAGATGTTGTTTACGTCTGGTGGCACGGAGTATTTCCGTTGGGGACCGATTGTGATTAGTTCACTAGGGATTACCAATGCGATTTATATCTTTATTCGATTAGTGTTAATTATTTTTATTTCAACATTATTGACTTTAACCACAGCACCTTTGGAATTAACGGATGGTATTGAGCATCTCTTCCGTCCTTTAGCTCGATTTGGTTTTCCAGCTAATGAGTTGGCTTTGATGCTATCGATTGCTTTGCGATATGTTCCGACTTTGATGGATGAAGCAACTAAGATTATGAATGCCCAACGTTCGCGTGGGGTTGAATTTGATCAAGGTGGTTTGGTTGATCGAATGAAGGCCATTATCCCCATCTTGGTACCCTTGTTTGTTAGTGCCTTTAATCGAGCAGAAGAAATGGCTTCAGCCATGGAAGCTAGAGGTTATCGTGGGGGTGAAGGTCGCACCAAATATCGTCAACTGAAATTTCATGGACAAGATGCTTTAGTCTTAATTACCATGATTGCTTTGACCGTTGCCCTCGTTGTATTGAGAACATAG
- a CDS encoding energy-coupling factor ABC transporter ATP-binding protein, with protein MANDIVFKQVDYTYNADTPFAFAALKNVNLTIPANQVTAIIGHTGSGKSTLLQHLNVLVRPTSGSVNIAGEEVTAESKHQSLKALRKKVGVVFQFPEAQLFEETVLKDVMFGPLNFDVSEEDAERIAKEKLTLVGIDASLYKRSPFDLSGGQMRRVAIAGVLALEPEILVLDEPTAGLDPLGHVQMMEMFMQLQQEDQLTLVLVTHQMEDVAQYANHVIVMEKGTVVRQGTPAEIFSEPQWLEERQLGLPQSVQFLERLSQEVDLPDYKHNPPLTVEALADFLVEAKENQHRWEDD; from the coding sequence ATGGCTAACGACATCGTATTTAAACAAGTAGATTACACCTATAATGCCGATACGCCGTTTGCTTTTGCTGCTTTAAAAAATGTTAATTTAACGATTCCAGCCAATCAGGTAACGGCTATTATCGGGCATACAGGTTCGGGGAAATCGACCTTACTACAACACTTGAATGTTTTGGTTAGGCCTACATCAGGTTCGGTTAATATTGCTGGTGAAGAAGTAACCGCTGAGTCCAAACATCAGTCATTAAAAGCTTTACGTAAAAAAGTTGGGGTTGTTTTTCAATTTCCGGAAGCTCAGTTATTTGAAGAAACGGTCTTGAAAGATGTGATGTTCGGTCCTTTAAATTTTGATGTGTCTGAAGAGGATGCTGAGCGAATTGCCAAAGAAAAACTAACTTTAGTGGGGATTGACGCGTCCTTATACAAACGTTCCCCTTTTGATTTAAGTGGTGGGCAGATGCGTCGCGTGGCCATTGCAGGGGTGTTAGCCTTAGAACCAGAAATACTTGTATTAGATGAACCAACCGCTGGCTTAGATCCGCTCGGTCATGTCCAAATGATGGAAATGTTCATGCAACTACAACAAGAAGACCAATTAACTCTCGTATTAGTCACCCATCAAATGGAGGATGTAGCGCAATATGCCAATCATGTCATTGTTATGGAAAAAGGAACAGTGGTTCGTCAAGGAACCCCAGCTGAGATCTTTTCAGAACCTCAATGGTTAGAGGAAAGACAATTAGGGTTACCTCAATCAGTCCAATTTTTAGAACGTTTATCTCAAGAAGTTGATTTACCAGATTATAAACACAACCCACCTCTAACGGTTGAAGCTTTAGCTGACTTTTTAGTTGAAGCTAAAGAAAATCAACATCGATGGGAGGATGACTAA
- a CDS encoding energy-coupling factor ABC transporter ATP-binding protein, producing MTDSIIQVNDLSFSYVDGEEAALSHVTFEVKKGEWVAMIGPNGSGKSTLAKMLNGLLVPDAGAIYINNRLLNEETIWDARRAVGMVFQNPDNQFVGSTVEDDVAFGLENNGVPREEMVVRIDDALDQVRMKEFKKQEPARLSGGQKQRVALASIIALRPDIIILDEATSMLDPQGRTEVIDAIIKLKETYDLTLISITHDIDEASRADRILVMNQGELVKSDTPAAIFALGDELVEMGLDVPFAQKLKVALANRQVAVPDTYLTEEALFTWLTTSYLNK from the coding sequence ATGACAGATTCAATCATACAAGTAAATGATCTATCTTTTTCTTATGTTGATGGGGAAGAAGCTGCCCTTAGTCATGTGACTTTCGAAGTCAAAAAAGGTGAATGGGTAGCCATGATTGGACCCAATGGGTCCGGGAAGTCAACGTTAGCCAAAATGTTAAATGGCTTGTTAGTTCCCGATGCGGGTGCGATTTATATCAATAATCGTCTGCTGAATGAAGAGACGATCTGGGATGCTCGACGAGCGGTCGGAATGGTTTTTCAAAACCCCGACAATCAATTTGTTGGTTCAACTGTAGAAGATGATGTTGCTTTTGGATTAGAGAATAATGGCGTGCCGCGGGAAGAAATGGTTGTGCGCATTGATGATGCCCTTGATCAAGTTCGTATGAAAGAATTTAAGAAGCAAGAACCTGCTAGGCTTTCAGGCGGGCAAAAGCAAAGAGTGGCTTTAGCGAGTATTATTGCTTTACGTCCCGACATTATTATTTTAGATGAAGCGACTTCGATGCTTGATCCGCAAGGACGTACCGAAGTGATTGATGCCATTATTAAATTAAAAGAAACGTATGATTTAACCTTAATATCAATTACACACGATATTGATGAAGCGAGTCGGGCGGACCGCATTTTGGTCATGAACCAGGGGGAATTAGTCAAATCCGATACGCCAGCCGCGATATTTGCTTTAGGGGATGAGTTGGTTGAGATGGGCTTAGATGTGCCTTTTGCTCAAAAGCTAAAAGTGGCACTTGCCAACAGACAAGTTGCTGTTCCTGATACATATTTAACGGAGGAGGCATTATTTACATGGCTAACGACATCGTATTTAAACAAGTAG
- the rplQ gene encoding 50S ribosomal protein L17 gives MAYRKLGRTSSQRKAMLRDLTTDVIVNERIETTEARAKEVRKFVDKMITLAKKGDLSARRQAASFLRNEIADARIEDDEVVVERVLDRLFDDYAVRYADRNGGYTRILKKGPRRGDGAPMVILELV, from the coding sequence ATGGCATACCGTAAATTAGGACGTACAAGCTCACAACGCAAAGCTATGTTGCGTGATTTAACAACGGATGTAATCGTGAATGAACGCATTGAAACAACGGAAGCTCGTGCTAAGGAAGTACGTAAATTCGTTGATAAAATGATTACTTTAGCTAAAAAAGGTGATTTATCTGCGCGTCGTCAAGCAGCAAGCTTTTTACGTAATGAGATTGCTGATGCTAGAATCGAAGACGATGAAGTTGTTGTTGAACGTGTATTAGATCGCTTGTTTGATGATTATGCGGTTCGTTACGCTGATCGTAACGGCGGATATACACGTATACTGAAAAAAGGACCAAGACGAGGCGATGGTGCCCCAATGGTAATTTTAGAATTAGTATAG
- a CDS encoding DNA-directed RNA polymerase subunit alpha encodes MIEIEKPEIKTIEVSNDSKFGKIVIEPLERGYGTTLGNSLRRILLSSLPGAAVTSIQIDGVLHEFATVDGVVEDVPTIILQLKQLALKLHTEEDKIVELNVTGPKTVTAADIIHDNEVQILNPDLYICTLADGAELNMQLNVSNGRGYVRSEHNKRDDMPIGVLPIDSIYTPIKKVNYSVENTRIGQKNVYDKLTLDIWTDGSISPEKSLSLAAKILTEHLNIFVNLSDEARQAEIMVEKEEAEKEKMLVMTIEELDLSVRSYNCLKRAGINTIQELTNKSEAEMIKVRNLGRKSLEEVKQKLANLDLSLRQDD; translated from the coding sequence ATGATCGAAATTGAAAAGCCAGAGATAAAAACAATTGAAGTCAGTAACGATTCGAAATTTGGTAAAATTGTTATTGAACCACTAGAGCGTGGTTATGGAACAACCCTTGGTAACTCATTACGTCGTATCTTATTATCTTCATTACCTGGAGCAGCTGTAACCAGCATCCAAATAGATGGAGTATTACATGAATTTGCTACTGTTGATGGTGTTGTGGAAGATGTCCCAACGATTATTTTACAACTCAAGCAACTTGCATTAAAACTTCATACTGAAGAAGATAAAATAGTGGAATTAAATGTTACAGGACCTAAAACAGTAACAGCTGCTGATATTATTCATGATAATGAAGTGCAAATTTTAAATCCAGATTTATATATTTGTACATTGGCAGACGGAGCTGAATTGAATATGCAGCTAAATGTCTCTAATGGTCGTGGTTATGTTCGCAGTGAACATAATAAACGCGATGATATGCCCATTGGTGTTTTACCAATTGATTCAATTTATACACCGATTAAAAAGGTAAATTATTCAGTTGAAAATACGCGTATCGGACAAAAGAATGTCTACGATAAATTAACGTTAGACATTTGGACAGATGGTTCAATTAGTCCTGAAAAATCTTTAAGTCTTGCAGCTAAAATTTTAACAGAACATCTTAACATTTTTGTTAATTTGAGTGATGAAGCGCGTCAAGCGGAAATCATGGTTGAAAAAGAAGAAGCTGAAAAAGAGAAAATGTTAGTGATGACAATTGAAGAACTTGACTTGTCAGTACGTTCTTACAACTGTCTAAAACGTGCTGGAATCAATACAATTCAAGAATTAACTAATAAATCTGAAGCTGAAATGATTAAAGTACGTAATCTTGGCCGTAAATCACTCGAAGAAGTGAAACAAAAGTTAGCGAATTTAGACTTATCTTTACGTCAAGACGATTAG
- the rpsK gene encoding 30S ribosomal protein S11: MARRQQTRRRRRVRKNVERGVAHIRSTFNNTIVMITDVNGNAISWSSAGSLGFRGSKKSTPFAAQMASEVAAKGAIEHGMKTVEVTVKGPGSGRESAIRSLQATGLEVTAIRDVTPIPHNGCRPPKRRRV; the protein is encoded by the coding sequence ATGGCAAGAAGACAACAAACTCGTAGACGTCGTCGCGTAAGAAAAAATGTCGAACGTGGAGTCGCACATATTCGTTCTACATTCAATAATACAATTGTAATGATTACAGATGTTAATGGAAATGCAATTTCTTGGTCATCAGCCGGATCATTAGGCTTCCGTGGATCAAAGAAATCAACTCCATTTGCTGCCCAAATGGCATCTGAAGTGGCTGCTAAAGGCGCAATTGAACATGGGATGAAGACTGTAGAAGTAACCGTTAAAGGACCAGGTTCAGGTCGTGAATCTGCAATTCGTTCTCTACAAGCAACAGGTTTAGAAGTAACCGCTATTCGTGATGTTACACCCATTCCACACAACGGATGCCGTCCTCCAAAACGTCGCCGTGTATAA
- the rpsM gene encoding 30S ribosomal protein S13 — protein MARIAGVDIPRDKRVVISLTYIYGIGKHTAQTILAEAEVSEDTRVQDLTNDELDRIRSIVDTYRVEGDLRREVSLNIKRLQEIGSYRGMRHRRNLPVRGQNTKNNARTRKGPKKAVRK, from the coding sequence ATGGCTCGTATAGCAGGAGTAGATATTCCACGTGACAAACGTGTTGTCATCTCATTAACGTATATTTATGGTATTGGTAAACATACAGCCCAAACCATTTTAGCAGAGGCTGAAGTTTCTGAAGATACACGTGTACAAGATTTGACTAACGATGAATTAGACCGTATCCGTAGTATTGTAGACACTTATCGTGTGGAAGGTGACCTTCGCCGTGAAGTAAGCTTAAACATCAAACGTCTACAAGAAATTGGTTCATACCGCGGAATGCGTCATCGCCGTAATTTACCGGTTCGTGGACAAAACACAAAAAATAATGCTCGTACCCGTAAAGGTCCGAAAAAAGCAGTTAGAAAATAA
- the rpmJ gene encoding 50S ribosomal protein L36, with translation MKVRASVKPMCEKCKVIRRNGKVMVICENPKHKQRQG, from the coding sequence ATGAAAGTTAGAGCATCCGTAAAACCAATGTGTGAAAAATGCAAAGTTATCCGCCGTAATGGTAAAGTAATGGTAATTTGCGAAAATCCAAAACACAAACAACGTCAAGGATAA
- the infA gene encoding translation initiation factor IF-1, translating into MAKDDVIEVEGTVIETLPNAMFKVELENGHEILAHVSGKIRMNYIRILPGDKVTIELSPYDLTRGRITYRFK; encoded by the coding sequence ATGGCTAAAGATGATGTTATTGAAGTAGAAGGTACAGTCATTGAAACTTTGCCAAATGCTATGTTTAAGGTCGAATTGGAAAACGGACACGAAATTCTTGCGCATGTATCAGGTAAAATTCGTATGAATTATATTCGTATTTTGCCAGGAGATAAAGTTACCATTGAATTATCGCCTTATGATTTAACGCGTGGAAGAATTACGTATCGGTTTAAGTAG
- a CDS encoding adenylate kinase: protein MNILLMGLPGAGKGTQSELIVNDYHVKHIATGDIFRDAIKNETPLGKEAKAYTDQGNLVPDDLTNAIVRERLAQDDVKESGFMLDGYPRTLGQAQALDQNLTDLQMKIDAVIFIDVDQEVLKDRLSGRIICRNCGATYHKIYNPPKQADVCDNCGASDFYQREDDKPEKVAHRINLQMESIQPILDYYAEHGLLHKIDGDQSIENVFRSIRNILG from the coding sequence ATGAATATTTTATTAATGGGTTTACCAGGGGCTGGCAAAGGCACTCAAAGTGAACTAATCGTCAATGACTACCATGTTAAGCATATTGCTACTGGAGACATCTTTAGAGATGCGATAAAGAACGAAACACCACTAGGAAAAGAAGCAAAAGCTTACACTGATCAAGGTAATCTTGTGCCTGATGATTTAACTAATGCTATCGTTCGCGAAAGACTTGCTCAAGATGATGTTAAAGAAAGTGGCTTTATGTTAGACGGGTATCCTCGAACATTAGGACAAGCACAAGCCCTAGATCAAAATCTCACTGATCTTCAGATGAAGATTGATGCTGTGATATTTATTGATGTGGATCAAGAAGTATTAAAAGATCGCCTTAGCGGGCGAATCATTTGCCGTAATTGTGGTGCAACCTATCATAAGATTTATAATCCGCCGAAACAGGCAGATGTTTGTGATAACTGTGGAGCCAGTGATTTCTATCAACGTGAAGATGATAAGCCTGAAAAAGTTGCCCATCGCATTAATCTTCAAATGGAATCCATCCAACCAATTCTTGATTATTATGCAGAACATGGATTATTACACAAAATCGATGGTGATCAATCTATCGAAAATGTTTTTCGCTCCATCCGTAATATATTAGGTTAA
- the secY gene encoding preprotein translocase subunit SecY, which translates to MFTFIKNAFAVKDIRNRIFFTLFIFAVFRLGSHIPVPGVNAAAIQSLASTGMLGLLNTFGGGALSRYSIFAMGVSPYITASIIIQLLQMDIIPKLTEWAKQGEVGRRKLNQVTTYTAIVLGFVQSIGLSVGFNQLSGFGLVINPGPATYLTIALVLTAGSMFLIWLGEQITRNGIGNGVSMIIFAGIVAEVPKDFYSFFQTNIKGASGQDLINSLLIMLVILVILLVLIVIVVVMERAQRRIPIHHSKRASGAKHTAHLPLKINSAGVIPVIFATSFLSTPSTIMGFFDFQNQGGWREVVYNLFSLQHPYGVILYTILLIAFTYFYSLIQVNPEKVAENLQKQGAYIPSVRPGKDTENFITTLINRLSGVGALYLTLIAVLPLVSGFIWEVPMNISLSGTSLLIVVGVAIETTKQIEGRMVKRRYVGFLNL; encoded by the coding sequence ATGTTTACCTTTATAAAAAATGCATTTGCTGTAAAAGATATTCGGAATCGTATTTTCTTTACACTATTCATTTTTGCTGTATTCCGTTTAGGATCACATATTCCTGTGCCTGGAGTTAACGCTGCGGCTATTCAATCATTAGCAAGCACTGGCATGTTAGGTTTGTTGAATACGTTTGGTGGTGGGGCTCTTTCTAGGTACTCTATCTTCGCTATGGGGGTTTCGCCTTATATTACTGCATCGATTATTATTCAGTTATTACAAATGGACATTATACCAAAATTAACCGAATGGGCGAAACAAGGTGAAGTAGGTCGTAGAAAACTTAATCAAGTGACGACATATACCGCCATTGTTTTAGGTTTTGTTCAATCCATTGGGTTATCTGTGGGCTTCAACCAGTTATCTGGATTTGGCCTCGTCATTAACCCTGGTCCAGCTACTTATTTAACGATTGCTCTAGTGTTAACCGCTGGATCAATGTTTTTAATTTGGTTGGGTGAACAAATCACACGTAATGGTATTGGTAATGGTGTTTCAATGATAATTTTTGCTGGTATTGTAGCTGAAGTGCCTAAAGATTTCTATTCATTTTTCCAAACGAATATAAAAGGAGCATCAGGTCAGGATCTAATTAATAGTCTTTTGATTATGTTAGTCATTCTTGTGATTTTACTGGTCTTAATTGTTATCGTTGTTGTAATGGAACGTGCACAAAGAAGAATTCCAATTCATCATTCTAAACGTGCCTCTGGAGCAAAGCATACAGCGCATTTACCACTGAAAATTAACTCTGCCGGTGTTATTCCAGTTATTTTCGCTACATCATTTCTCTCAACACCGAGTACAATTATGGGATTCTTTGATTTCCAAAACCAAGGTGGTTGGAGAGAAGTCGTATATAATTTATTTAGTTTACAACATCCCTATGGCGTAATTTTATATACTATTTTATTAATTGCTTTTACTTATTTCTATTCATTGATTCAAGTGAATCCAGAAAAAGTAGCCGAAAACTTACAAAAACAAGGAGCTTATATTCCTAGCGTGCGTCCAGGTAAAGATACTGAGAACTTTATTACAACTTTAATCAATCGCCTAAGCGGTGTTGGTGCGTTGTATTTAACTTTAATTGCAGTTTTACCACTAGTTTCAGGGTTTATTTGGGAAGTTCCTATGAATATTTCGCTAAGTGGTACAAGTTTACTTATCGTCGTAGGTGTAGCCATTGAGACTACTAAGCAAATCGAAGGCCGCATGGTCAAACGTCGTTATGTTGGTTTTCTTAATCTATAG
- the rplO gene encoding 50S ribosomal protein L15 produces MKLHTLQPAEGSRQERNRVGRGQGSGNGKTSGRGQKGQKSRSGGGVRLGFEGGQQPLFRRLPKRGFKNINRKEYAIVNLDALNRFEDGTTVTPALLFEAGIIKKELSGIKILGEGQLERKLTVQAAKFSKSAEEAITAAGGTTEVI; encoded by the coding sequence ATGAAACTTCATACACTTCAACCTGCAGAAGGTTCTCGTCAAGAACGTAATCGTGTGGGACGTGGACAAGGTTCTGGTAACGGTAAAACATCAGGTCGTGGTCAAAAAGGTCAAAAATCACGGTCAGGTGGTGGCGTACGTTTAGGTTTTGAAGGTGGACAACAACCCCTTTTCCGTCGCTTACCAAAACGCGGATTCAAAAACATTAACCGTAAAGAATATGCTATTGTAAATCTTGATGCATTAAATCGCTTTGAAGATGGTACAACAGTTACACCCGCTTTATTATTTGAAGCTGGGATTATTAAAAAAGAATTATCAGGAATTAAAATTTTAGGTGAGGGTCAACTTGAAAGAAAATTAACTGTACAGGCAGCTAAATTCTCCAAAAGCGCGGAAGAAGCAATTACTGCCGCTGGTGGAACAACCGAGGTGATTTAA
- the rpmD gene encoding 50S ribosomal protein L30: protein MANLTIKLSKSLIGRPKNQIETAKALGLTKLHKSVIKPDNEAIRGMVKTISHLVEVEELEA, encoded by the coding sequence ATGGCAAATTTAACAATTAAATTATCTAAAAGCTTAATCGGACGTCCAAAAAATCAAATCGAAACTGCTAAAGCACTAGGATTGACGAAATTGCATAAATCAGTCATCAAACCTGATAATGAAGCAATCCGTGGTATGGTTAAAACCATTAGCCATTTAGTAGAAGTCGAAGAATTAGAAGCTTAA